Genomic window (Roseivirga sp. 4D4):
ATAATGAAAGAGGACTATACAAAACTACTGACGGTGGTAAAACATGGGATAGAATCATCTATGTAGATGACGATACCGGAGTAGTAGATGTAGCGCTCGATCCTGAGAACCCACAGATCGTTTACGCAGCCACGTACCAACGTAGAAGAAAACCCTTTGGCTTTCATGGTGGCGGACCTGGCAGTGGACTACACAAATCTACAGATGGAGGAAAAACATGGAAAGAATTAAGAGTTGGTTTACCTGAGGGTGAGTTTGGTCGTATTGGCATCACCATTTACAGGAAGGACCCTAACCTGATCTATGCATCGGTAGAACAAGGCTTTCAATACAATGCTTCAACGGCTTACAATGAAAGAAGAGCAGGGTTCTATCGCTCACTAGACAAAGGAGAAACTTGGGAATTCATGAGTGACTGGAACCCAAGACCAATGTATGCAAGTCAGCCATTAGTGGATCCTAGTGATGCTTCTCGCATCTACATGATGAACCAGTACAGTTATTCCAGCGATAGTGGAAGAACTTTTAGACCAGTACGTCAGTCGCTTCACGGAGATGACAGGATTTTCTGGGTTAACCCGAAAGATTCTCGACATGTCATGAAAGGCGATGACGGGGGTATTGGCATCTCTTATGATCGAGGTGTTAACTGGCTACTTGTCAGCAATCTACCTGTAAGTCAATATTATAGGGTAGCAGTAGATATGGCTGAGCCTTACAATGTGTATGGCGGTCTTCAAGACAATGGCAGTTGGGTTGGACCAAGCCAGACTTATCGTAGTGCTGGTATTCTGAATGAAGATTGGAAAAAACTTGGTGGTGGCGATGGTTTCCTGAACCTACCCCATCACACCGACCCAGATATCGTATATACTGAATCTCAATACTTAGGCCTTTCAAGGCTGAATATGAAGAATGGTCAGAGACAATCCATCCGACCAGGCGATCCACAAGGCAGAATTGGAGCACGAAGAAACTGGACTTCTTGGGGACCAGGAACTGAGGAGCCGGAACTAGGCAATGCTATGGAACCAGCCAACTGGGATGGCCCTTTCTTCCTTTCGTATCACGACCCAAACACCATCTATGCCGGAACAGAACAGCTTTGGAAGAGTACAGATGGAGGAGCCACCTGGAAAACACTTGGAAACTTGACCACACGTGTGAACCGTAGAGAATTGACCATTATGGGGCAAAGAGCTGACACCAGTACGCATTCACTGGATGATGGTATCCCCTACTACCCAACACTTACAGCAGTAGCCGAGTCAAAACAAAAACAAGGAATGCTTTACGTGGGTACGGATGATGGATTGATGCAAATCTCATCTGACGATGGAAAAACGTGGACTGATGTGACCTCAAGACTCTCAGGATTGCCGAAAGAAACTTGGGTAAACACAATCGAAACCTCTTGGCATCATGCAGGTACCGCCTATGTGGCAATCAATAACTACCGCAATGACGACTTTACAAACTATGTCTATAAGACCACTGACTTTGGTCAGACCTGGACATCGGTAGCGGGCGATCTACCTAAAAATCGTGTGGCTAGAACGTTGAGAGAAGATCCTAAAAACCCTAATGTATTATATCTGGGTACAGAATTAGGGCTGTTTGTTTCGATCAATGGTGGTAGAAACTGGGTTGAGTTGAAAAACAATATGCCAACGCTACCTTTCAACGATTTGGTCATTCATCCTCGTGATAATGATCTCATTCTGGCTACACACGGTCGTGGTGTTTGGATTCTCGACAACATTAGCGTCATTCAGGAATTGGCTGATGTAGCGGATCAAGAAGCCGCCCTCTTCAGCATTCCCGAGGCCAAAATGATCAATTACAATATTGGCGGTGCACATACGGGAGATATGTATTACCGTGGAGAAAATCCACGCAGGGGGGCTTCTATGGATATCTACCTGAAAGATACGGTATCAAGGAAAGACATCAGCCTATCCATTTTTGATCTGGAAGGAAACCTTATTCAGGAATTGAATCCATCTGGAAAGAAAGGAATTCAACGGGTCTATTGGAACTTCCAGCACAAAGCCTTCAAAGCCGCCAATACTGATCCATCTTCTAATCGAAGAGGAAGAAGAGGCTTCGGTCTTTTCGGCCCAGGTGTTGACCCAGGGATTTATGTGGCTAGACTAGAAGTCAATGGTAAAAAATACGAACAGCAATTCAAGGTCAGTGACGACCCAAGACTCAAAGTTGATATCAATGTTAGAAAAGTTTGGACCGCGTCTCTTTTTGAGATTGGAGCCTTGTATGAGCAGGTCATTGATGAAATGCATGGTGCTCAAAAAATGCAATGGCATTTGAACAAACTCGATAAAGACAATATCAGCTACAATGAAGGTGCAGTAGCTCCGATAAAGGAAATCAATAGAAAGTATGGTGAGTTAATGAGCCGAATCAGATCGCTTTATTTTGGGGTTTCAAGTTGGATTGGCCCTTGGAGCGGAGATCAGAAAGCACAATTTGAATACTATCAATCCATGATACCGAAACTAGCTAGTGAACGAGATGATGTTCTAAAAAGGACCATACCAAGGCTAAATAGAGGTATGAAAAAGGAAAATCGATTTACAGTACAAGACTAATAACTGATTTAACGAAAACAGAATCATGAAAATAAGAACCCAGCTCCTAGTGCTTTTATTAAGCACATGTTCCTTAATAACATTTGGACAAAGTCGAAAAATTGATGTAGAGTCCACTGTTGTAACCAACCATGAAGTGACCATTAAAGGGAAGAAAGTCCCCTATTCAGCAACTGTTGGTACTCAACCGGTTTGGAACAACGATGGTGACCCCGTAGCCACGCTGTTCTTCACCTTTTACCAAAGAACGGGCGTTAAGGATAAGGACACTCGCCCATTAGTCATTTCCTTCAATGGTGGACCAGGTTCGGCCTCTGTGTGGATGCACTTGGCCTATACGGGACCCAAAATTCTAAAAATTGATGATGAGGGTTACCCAATTCAACCTTACGGTGTAAAAGACAATCCACATTCTATCCTTGATGTTGCTGATATTGTTTTCGTGAACCCAGTAAATACGGGATATTCAAGAATAGTGGATCCTGAAGCTGACAGAAGCCAATTCTTTGGAGTAAATCAGGACATCAACTATCTAGCTGAGTGGATAAATACCTTCGTTACCAGGACCGACAGATGGAATTCTCCTAAGTTCTTAATTGGTGAAAGCTATGGCACCACCAGAGTATCAGGCCTGTCTTATCGACTTCAAAACAGTCACTGGATGTACTTAAACGGTGTGATTCTGGTTTCCCCTACTGGATTAGGCATCGACAGAGATGGACCTGTGAATCAAGCCAACAGACTTCCGTATTACGCTGCCGCAGCTTGGTACCATAAGCAGTTGCCTAGCGATCTTCAGAACAAAGATTTACTGGATGTACTTAAAGAAGCCGAGAACTATACCATGAACGAACTGTTGCCGACACTAGCTAAAGGAGCGTGGGCAACAGATGCTGAAAAGCAGGAGGCAGTAAAGATGTTCTCAAGATATTCTGGACTCAATGAAGAAGTAATTCGTCAACATAACCTGGACGTCCCTACCGGTTTCTTCTGGAAAGAATTATTGCGAGATGAGGGTCACACGGTCGGTAGGCTAGATTCTAGATACAAAGGTCTTGATCGAATGGATGCCGGTATGAGCCCGGATTTCAATTCTGAGCTCACTTCATGGCTACACTCTTTTACACCAGCAATCAATGGCTACTTTCAAAACTTCCTGAACTACAAAACCGATATCAAATACAACATGTTTGGTCCGGTAAGCCCTTGGGATAGAAGTGGGGACAATACGGGAGAAAATCTTCGGCAGGCAATGGCCATGAATCCGTATTTGCATGTAATGACGCAAAGCGGTTACTATGATGGAGCGACCACATATTTCAATGCCAAATACAACATGTGGCACATGGACCCTAGCGGGAAGCTGAAAGACAGAATGAGTTTTAAAGGCTATAGAAGCGGTCATATGATGTACTTGAGAGCGGAAGACCTGAAAAATGCGAATGAGGATATTCGAGTATTTATTAAGAATTCAATTCCTCCAGCAGGAACACCGGCCAAATACTAGACAAAAGATATAAAGCAATGACCTCATCCGAAATGCAAGCCAAATTCAATGAAGCCTGGGCTTTGAGAAATAAGGGCAATTCGGAGGAGGTCCTGCTCATTGCAGAACAGTACTTAAAGAACTCCAAGACTCCTGAAGATAAAGCACTTTTCCTCAAGTTATATGCCCAGGTATATAGCGATACGGGACGTTTGAGAGAGGCCCTAGCCCACTACAAAGAGATTGAACGCATATACATCCAAATCAAGGATGAGGCAAAGCAAATGCATGCCTTGAGACATGTTGGTGATCTATATCATCAATTGGGTGAGTTCGAATGTGCTCAAAAATGCCTTGTTCAAGTCGTAGACTACAATGAAGAGCACGAGGTTAACATCCTCGAAAAGGCCAATACGCATAGGGTATACGC
Coding sequences:
- a CDS encoding S10 family peptidase; this encodes MKIRTQLLVLLLSTCSLITFGQSRKIDVESTVVTNHEVTIKGKKVPYSATVGTQPVWNNDGDPVATLFFTFYQRTGVKDKDTRPLVISFNGGPGSASVWMHLAYTGPKILKIDDEGYPIQPYGVKDNPHSILDVADIVFVNPVNTGYSRIVDPEADRSQFFGVNQDINYLAEWINTFVTRTDRWNSPKFLIGESYGTTRVSGLSYRLQNSHWMYLNGVILVSPTGLGIDRDGPVNQANRLPYYAAAAWYHKQLPSDLQNKDLLDVLKEAENYTMNELLPTLAKGAWATDAEKQEAVKMFSRYSGLNEEVIRQHNLDVPTGFFWKELLRDEGHTVGRLDSRYKGLDRMDAGMSPDFNSELTSWLHSFTPAINGYFQNFLNYKTDIKYNMFGPVSPWDRSGDNTGENLRQAMAMNPYLHVMTQSGYYDGATTYFNAKYNMWHMDPSGKLKDRMSFKGYRSGHMMYLRAEDLKNANEDIRVFIKNSIPPAGTPAKY
- a CDS encoding WD40/YVTN/BNR-like repeat-containing protein — protein: MLRKSLSFLCAMVLCAPLALAQNITSETFNGLRLRNIGPATMSGRVVDLAVVESDPYTFYVATATGGIWKTTNNGVNFKPVFEREATHSIGAITVHQAYPNHVWVGTGERANRQSSGWGDGVYKSSDGGKSWTNVGLKDSHHVGRIALHPTDTNTVYVAAMGHLWGANNERGLYKTTDGGKTWDRIIYVDDDTGVVDVALDPENPQIVYAATYQRRRKPFGFHGGGPGSGLHKSTDGGKTWKELRVGLPEGEFGRIGITIYRKDPNLIYASVEQGFQYNASTAYNERRAGFYRSLDKGETWEFMSDWNPRPMYASQPLVDPSDASRIYMMNQYSYSSDSGRTFRPVRQSLHGDDRIFWVNPKDSRHVMKGDDGGIGISYDRGVNWLLVSNLPVSQYYRVAVDMAEPYNVYGGLQDNGSWVGPSQTYRSAGILNEDWKKLGGGDGFLNLPHHTDPDIVYTESQYLGLSRLNMKNGQRQSIRPGDPQGRIGARRNWTSWGPGTEEPELGNAMEPANWDGPFFLSYHDPNTIYAGTEQLWKSTDGGATWKTLGNLTTRVNRRELTIMGQRADTSTHSLDDGIPYYPTLTAVAESKQKQGMLYVGTDDGLMQISSDDGKTWTDVTSRLSGLPKETWVNTIETSWHHAGTAYVAINNYRNDDFTNYVYKTTDFGQTWTSVAGDLPKNRVARTLREDPKNPNVLYLGTELGLFVSINGGRNWVELKNNMPTLPFNDLVIHPRDNDLILATHGRGVWILDNISVIQELADVADQEAALFSIPEAKMINYNIGGAHTGDMYYRGENPRRGASMDIYLKDTVSRKDISLSIFDLEGNLIQELNPSGKKGIQRVYWNFQHKAFKAANTDPSSNRRGRRGFGLFGPGVDPGIYVARLEVNGKKYEQQFKVSDDPRLKVDINVRKVWTASLFEIGALYEQVIDEMHGAQKMQWHLNKLDKDNISYNEGAVAPIKEINRKYGELMSRIRSLYFGVSSWIGPWSGDQKAQFEYYQSMIPKLASERDDVLKRTIPRLNRGMKKENRFTVQD